A region of the Methanobacterium sp. genome:
CTGATGTTACAGTATCTGACTTATCAACAGATAGTCCACAGATAGAAATTCTTAAAAATGAAGGAATTAAGCTAAATCTCGGAGAACACTCTGAAGAACTTTTAAAAAATGCAGATATAATTGCAGTGGCTCCCAGTTTACTTAAAAATCATAAATTAACTGAAAAAATAAGAAAAATCACAGATTCTGATATAATAAGTATAGATGAAGTTTTAAGCCTATGTAAAGTGGATAAACCAGTCATTGGAGTAACAGGGACCAACGGAAAAACCACAACAACATGGATACTTAAATCCATTCTAAATACGGCAGGACATAAAGTCCCGGAGCACATGCTGGATATGCAAGGTAACACGGAATTAATTCCGTCTCTTCAAGCAAGGCTTGATGGAAAAACAGCTGTTTTAGAAATAGGCACATTTGGAATTCCTGATGAAATAAAAAGGTCTGCCAGTAACTCTGGAGTTAGTATTGGGATTATAACTAATATATCGAGGGATCATTTAAGTAATTCTGGGAAATTTACAGATTATATTAAATGTAAGGGCGAAATAATAGAAATAGCCAATTCAATGATATTCAATGCAGATGATCCCATAATTGCATGCCTTGAAATTGGAAAAAAACCGAATAAAAGCTTATTTTATGGTATTGAACATATAAATTCAGATTTTAATGCATATCCTGAAGAAAGAAAATGTCCAATATGTGAAGTTGATCTTGAATATAACATTCATTATTTGGGGCATTTGGGGATATATGAATGTTCCTGTGGATTTAAACGTCCAGATGCTCATGTAAAAGCTTATGATGTTGAAAAAAACTTTTTTACATTAGTTATAGGCTCGAAAAGAGCTAAAGTAAATTTAAAAAATAATGGAATTCATAATGTTTACAATGCGCTTGCTGCTGCATGCGGCGCCCATGCGTTAGGCATTGATTTTGAGGATATTGTCCAAGGAATTGAAAGTTTTGAAGGCGTAAAAGGAAGATTTCAAGAAATAAATGTTGGAAAACGGGTAATAATAGATTATGCTCATAATCCTGCTGGTGTAAAAGCTATAATTCAGGCACTACTTCAAGAAAAATCTATTAATTCAAAATTAATTGTTGTAAATACAATATCATCTGAAAGTGGGATAAAAGGTGATATGGAAATAGCAAAAATATTAAAAGATGTAGATATTATAGTAGTAGCATCAAATGCAAGTAGAAATGCTATATCCGAAATTGAGGTTTATAACCAAGTAATATTAACAGAATCTAGCAAAAAAAGCTCTAAAAAAGGGACTTTAGGGGCAAGTAAAGAGCAGGTAGAAGAAAGTTTAAAGTATGCCCTTAAAGAAGCAGGAAAAGATGATATTGTATTGGTTATAGGGGAAGGAGGGGTTAAATATTCTGCCGAAATACTTGAAAAATTCAAAAATTAATTTAATTATACTTATTATACTGGCAGTAGCCATGTATCCATTTGGAAACGTAATAGATGATTATTATCCGGCCCAAGGGCCGACAGAAATTACATCTTTGAGTTTAGGAGATACTGTCGTGTCAGGAACTCTTGTTGTAGACGAAAGCAAAATTAGAAAAGTTCCATTACTATATCCTCCTGAATATTTATTGGATTATGTTAATGATATGAAATTCAGTGATTTTATTGATGCATTACTTACAGGAACAGTTAAAACCCCAATTGGAAGGATTACAAGCAACAGCATATCTAAAAATGGAACTGCACAGGGATTCAATGGCCCGGGAATTCTGGCAGTTACCGAAAATAAGCTAACTGTAAGTCCGCCAGGCATTTTTGTTTATGGATATAAAACACCATACACTTATGGAATTAAAACAAATGGTGGATTAGAAATTAAGGAAGGAAAAAAAACCATAAAAACAGTGCCTTATGATCAAATAAACAATGATACAGTCCCTCATAATTATGTGACAGTAACTAACATTAAAAAATGGTTTAACAACAATGGAGTAGGTGAGAGTATAGCATTGGACTATGGGCTTGCCAAGTTCAACGATGGAAGAAATTTTGTCGCACCATCCAACATAAAAACGTTCTTTGGGGAGGATGTTGTGAATTATATGGAAGAATATGCATCAGGATTACCAGTACTTGTTTATATGGGTTCTGTAACTGAAAAAGTAATTGGAAGTAATGGAGATTCTCTTGGATCTTTTCCTCAATATAATGATGCTATTAGGGAGCAAAATTCACGGGAATTTGTGGAAGCATGGAATGGTACTATAATCCCTCCACACACAACATCATCAGGTAAGGAAACTGTAGGATTTGGAAGATCTCCAGACCCTCATGCTCCTGGAGGGTGGGCTTCCCACGGTGTTTGCCCTGCAGCAAGAGCAATGAGAGGAGCTGTATCTCAAGCAGGATTTGGACTTCCAACTGGCCTTACATGGGGTGAGTACGCAGTAATGTTTGGATTTAACCCTGCAACAGATGTGAGAGTCACTAATACCAAAGATTACCCCGTAAAAATAGTAATGTGGACAAGTGGATCAGGCCCTGGAATGAGCATACATGCTAAGGTCATAGGATACATACCACAATGAGGCGAATTCCCTTCCCTAAACTTTTTATTTTTTTTAATTTATCAGTGAATATGATTAAGCACGGTATTTAAAAATGCGGGCGATTTATATGATATCTGCAATAGTAACGGCGGCAGGCAAAAATAGGCGGATGAGAGAAGATTTTAAAGCCCGTGGAATGGAAGTCATACATAAACTTCTAATTGACTTTCAAGGAATGCCCATAATACTTAAAACAATTCAAAACACCTTAAATACAGATGTGATGGAATGTATTGTTGTTTTAGGGCATTTTAGTGATGAAATAACTGTAATAATCGATGAATTCGATGATGATAGGGTAAGGGTAACTGTAAATCCTGAAGTTCATGTTGAATTATCGGAATCACTCTTAAATGGAGTTAGTAAATCTAAATCTGATTATTGTTTGTGTGTTGCTGCAGATCAGCCTACTGTATCAGCTGAAACTCTTGAAAATATTATTGAAGGAGTATTTAACAGTCCAGAACCTGAAAATACAGTATCAATTCTTGCAAGGGGAAAAACAGGATATTTGGATTCAGCAAAAGGTCTTGGAATGCCATTTGCCTGCCATAAAAACCTTTTAAAGAAGTATTTGGTGGGAAAAGAGGATAATTTAAATCCAATTTTAAGAGAAATGGTAAAAGATGGCGTTATTCTTTATGGAGTTCCAGCTCGAGATGATCTAGAACTTATAAACATCAACAAATACGATGATTATTTGAAAATTGTAAAAGGAAATTGATTTATAGGTTAAAAATTAGTTATTAATGGTGTATTTAAAAATGGTTGTGTAAAAGTTGCTTTCAATTAAAAATGATTGGTTAAGAGCCTTTTTGGTTTATTTTACTATTTTTGCAGTCGTTAGTTTATTATCTTACTTTTTCTTTTCACATTTCAAACTTCTGTATACAGACGTGGATAGTGCCCGTTATGTTTTAAGCTCACTTATTCAAAGCGAAGCTGGAATTTTAGCCATAGTAGTGACTTTAAGCCTTGTTGCAGTCCAGCTTGCAGCTTCATCATCTCCAAGAGTAGTTGATATTTTCAAAAGAACTCCTGATCTCTGGATTCTCATCATAATTTACATTTTCTCCATAGTGTACTGTGTAACTTTGCTGAAACTCATTATTAACACTCAAAGCCGGATTTCAGACCTTGAATATTACATTCTTTTTGCTTACTTCATCAGCATGTTTGCATTTTTATCATTAATCCCTTATATATGGAATATTCTGGATTTGATGAAACCTTCTACTATAATTGACAAATTAGCAAGTAGAATTACAAAGGAGAGTATTTTAGATGCTATTGGGAATGATGAAATGGTAAAAGGGAAAGATGATCCAATTCAACCAATTATTGACATTATGCACGCTTCTTTAATGAAATATGATTATGGAACATTTAGAGAAGGATTAAAAGCAATTCAAAACTCTGTAACTATTATATTAAATGGAAAAATCAGCAAAAATGAGAAAAGCATGATTGTAAAACATGTTTCTACTCATTTAAGTTTAACTAAAAAATTAACTGCAGACTCTGGCGATGTTAATTTAATTGAGCAGATAATAGACAATATTAAAAAGATTTAATTATAAAATTAGGAAATTAATAAATTTAAAAAAGAAAAATTAAATGAAATTAGAATTCTTTTTTTCTAATTTCCTTTAGAGACTTGCTATTTTTTCTATTTATTTCATAGATATAAGTGCAGTTACAACGCAGCCAATATTCTCGCCGTTCATCCCTACAATCACTTCATCATCGCTAATATCTGCAAATTGTCTTGAACCACTACATCCAAGGGTGATGTTTGCAGTATTTTGGGTGAATGGACCAGCCACAGCATCAGCACATATTGACTGAATTCCTGCAAAACTTGCTTCTACTCGGCCACCACGGGTGTAAACCATTGCCTGAGCAAGTTTCATGGCCTGTGCAGGTTTACAGATAACTACAATTACATCTGGATCAAATTTAACATCTTCTAACGGAGAATAAATGATGGCTTTCATCATAGGGTCAATTTTAGGGATTGCTTCCATGGTACGTTTAGCAGAGCCCAGGCTGGAGAATCTACCTAAACTTTGATAAAATTCACCGGTTTTTATCTTTTCAGGGGTTTCAATAAGTCCAATTGCAGCTGCTCCACCTTTACACATCTGTTCTTCAGCAGTTGCATAAAACATTTCACCTTGCGCTGCCTTTTGAACCATTTCACAGTGCCTTATATTCTCATCTATTTTTTCTATTCCCTCTGGAATGTCTTCTTCCCTTAAAATGAATTTTATTGCGACTGGAGATTTACTTAAACCTAATCTTTCTTTAAGTTCTCTTGATACCATATCATATCCTTCTACTTCACAAGCGCCTGTCATGATTTTCACCTTTCTACTACATTCTGATTTTTTATTATATTCTTTAAATTATTTATTTATTTGGAATTATTGAGAGAATTAATTTAAAATAAACAGCCTTATAGTTTTTGTAAATATTTTGTCTATATTTAAGCGTGCCATGTTTTTAGAGGTACGTTACTTGGTTATTATGACTTTATCAGATAATACGTAGGAAGATACTGAAATACATTGCATTGATAAGAATAATCAATAGGGCAAAAAAAATAAAATAAAATAAAAAGAATAATTAAATTTAAACCGTTCTAATTCCTTCAACAAGTTCTTCAATCTTATTTTTAACATTAGAAGAGTCTTCAACAACAGTTCCGGTCACAACAATATCTGCACCGGCTTTTGCAACTCTTGCAGCGGTTTTTCCATCGCGTATTCCGCCGCCAACAATTACAATTATATCGGTCATTTTTTTGACTGCAGCTATCATAACTTCAGGAATATGCTCATTAGCACCTGAACCTGCTTCCAAGTAGATCAATTTCATCCCCAGGCATTCTGCAGCCATTGAATATGCAACAGCGATATCCGGCTTGTTTCTAGGTATTAGTTTAGCATCTCCAACCCATCCAACAGTTCCGCCGGGTTCAACAACAATATAACCCATAGAAAGTACTTCAATTCCCATTTTTTTAATGGCGGGGGCCCCTAAAGCTTGTGCTCCTGTTATCCAGTAGGGATTTGTGGAATTTAAAAGGCTCATAAAGAATATTGCATCGGCATATTTACTTACACCGCTTATATTGCCTGGAAAAAGGATTATGGGGACGTCAACATTTTCTTTTAATGCTTTTGCAGTTGCATCAAGTTCTGTTGGTTCTGTTGTTGATCCTCCGAGCATTATTCCATCTGTACCGCCAGCTATAGCTTCTTTTGCTATTCTTACAGCATCTTCAGGGCTTTGTTCTTCTGGATCTAAAAGAGTTAAATGTATTTTGTGGTCTTTTAATGTATTTTTAATGTATTTTTCAACTTTCATCTTACCACGACAAGAAAATAATAGTTATTAAAAATGGATATGAATATAAAATGGAGGTTCAGAAACTCCCAAACCTGTCGGTTTGAGAGTTTTTTCAACTCTGAATTCAATTTAAGGATTATATTTATCCTCTTGGTTCTTTTGCCTTGGGTCTTAGACCTTTGTAACCGCATTTCCTGCATGTTTTTGCAGTTGGTGGGTTTCTTGCGTTACATTTTAAGCATATTTTAACATTGAATATTCTGTTTTCTGCTTCTTCAAATCTAGCCATTTATTAGCCTCCTTAAATAATTATTTAATTTCATTTTACACAGTTTAGAAAATAATTTAATTTATAAATTCGTTTTGAATTTTTACAACCTCTAAACTGCTACGAGCTTTAGAGTATGCTTCTAAGAGCTCTTCATTGAGCTTTAGAAAATGAGGGCCCCATTTGAACTGGGACATAATGTCAATAGCAATATCTTTAAACCCAATTATATAAAAACTTGCTGCAATTGCCTCAGCAGTTGAAAGTATGCAAGGTTTTCCATAGTTAGTAGGATTAGCAGCAATCATGAATGGGAGTGATCTACTGTTTTTTCCTGTTTTTAGCCTATAAGGAACTTTAGCTAACTTCTTCCAGGAACAATCAAGTCCTACAAGTCCTTTTTCCATTACTGTTCCTTTATCTTCACGAGATAAAGATTTTGGGGAATAAGGGTCTAAAATAATTGAACCTGTAGGTACCATATTTAATTTTGTCACTACTTTAACCTTTCCCTGTTTTCCAAGTTTAACTGTGGTACATTTCTTACGATCACATTCTTCTGCATGATATACAACAATTTTCATTTTTAAAACACACTTCAAATCAGTTTAAATCTTCATTTCATATTCAAAAATAGAAACAAATATACAACATTTCATATCTTCAATCACATATTAAAAGATTATGTTTAACATTAAAAGCAAAAAATGGATAAATACGATATAAAAATGTTTAAATAAGTTATTAGGATTATTTAAGTTTAATTTTAGAAATTAGACTTTTCATATTCAATTATTTTAGAAACAACGGCTTTAGGATCTTTTATATCTTCCAAATCGTAATACCGTCCGCCAGATGCTAATGCAAGTTCCATGTTTGTATCTCTTCCAAATGGAGCTGATTTTTCAAAATTAACCACAATTGTGTTTATTTCATTCTCTTTAAGGCTTTCTGCAAGTCCTATGGCATCTTTAAGAGGGTCTTTATCTATTCCTACATTGGGCATTCCATCTGTTAGTATAAGCATCATGGGAACGTATTCTTTTTTGAAT
Encoded here:
- a CDS encoding UDP-N-acetylmuramyl tripeptide synthetase-like protein, which codes for MKIQGSKIVVIGGCGTVGSLMARVLKDKGADVTVSDLSTDSPQIEILKNEGIKLNLGEHSEELLKNADIIAVAPSLLKNHKLTEKIRKITDSDIISIDEVLSLCKVDKPVIGVTGTNGKTTTTWILKSILNTAGHKVPEHMLDMQGNTELIPSLQARLDGKTAVLEIGTFGIPDEIKRSASNSGVSIGIITNISRDHLSNSGKFTDYIKCKGEIIEIANSMIFNADDPIIACLEIGKKPNKSLFYGIEHINSDFNAYPEERKCPICEVDLEYNIHYLGHLGIYECSCGFKRPDAHVKAYDVEKNFFTLVIGSKRAKVNLKNNGIHNVYNALAAACGAHALGIDFEDIVQGIESFEGVKGRFQEINVGKRVIIDYAHNPAGVKAIIQALLQEKSINSKLIVVNTISSESGIKGDMEIAKILKDVDIIVVASNASRNAISEIEVYNQVILTESSKKSSKKGTLGASKEQVEESLKYALKEAGKDDIVLVIGEGGVKYSAEILEKFKN
- a CDS encoding NTP transferase domain-containing protein — its product is MISAIVTAAGKNRRMREDFKARGMEVIHKLLIDFQGMPIILKTIQNTLNTDVMECIVVLGHFSDEITVIIDEFDDDRVRVTVNPEVHVELSESLLNGVSKSKSDYCLCVAADQPTVSAETLENIIEGVFNSPEPENTVSILARGKTGYLDSAKGLGMPFACHKNLLKKYLVGKEDNLNPILREMVKDGVILYGVPARDDLELININKYDDYLKIVKGN
- a CDS encoding DUF2254 domain-containing protein, whose amino-acid sequence is MVYFTIFAVVSLLSYFFFSHFKLLYTDVDSARYVLSSLIQSEAGILAIVVTLSLVAVQLAASSSPRVVDIFKRTPDLWILIIIYIFSIVYCVTLLKLIINTQSRISDLEYYILFAYFISMFAFLSLIPYIWNILDLMKPSTIIDKLASRITKESILDAIGNDEMVKGKDDPIQPIIDIMHASLMKYDYGTFREGLKAIQNSVTIILNGKISKNEKSMIVKHVSTHLSLTKKLTADSGDVNLIEQIIDNIKKI
- a CDS encoding DUF169 domain-containing protein, which translates into the protein MTGACEVEGYDMVSRELKERLGLSKSPVAIKFILREEDIPEGIEKIDENIRHCEMVQKAAQGEMFYATAEEQMCKGGAAAIGLIETPEKIKTGEFYQSLGRFSSLGSAKRTMEAIPKIDPMMKAIIYSPLEDVKFDPDVIVVICKPAQAMKLAQAMVYTRGGRVEASFAGIQSICADAVAGPFTQNTANITLGCSGSRQFADISDDEVIVGMNGENIGCVVTALISMK
- a CDS encoding geranylgeranylglyceryl/heptaprenylglyceryl phosphate synthase, giving the protein MKVEKYIKNTLKDHKIHLTLLDPEEQSPEDAVRIAKEAIAGGTDGIMLGGSTTEPTELDATAKALKENVDVPIILFPGNISGVSKYADAIFFMSLLNSTNPYWITGAQALGAPAIKKMGIEVLSMGYIVVEPGGTVGWVGDAKLIPRNKPDIAVAYSMAAECLGMKLIYLEAGSGANEHIPEVMIAAVKKMTDIIVIVGGGIRDGKTAARVAKAGADIVVTGTVVEDSSNVKNKIEELVEGIRTV
- a CDS encoding 50S ribosomal protein L40e; protein product: MARFEEAENRIFNVKICLKCNARNPPTAKTCRKCGYKGLRPKAKEPRG
- a CDS encoding DUF367 family protein, with the translated sequence MKIVVYHAEECDRKKCTTVKLGKQGKVKVVTKLNMVPTGSIILDPYSPKSLSREDKGTVMEKGLVGLDCSWKKLAKVPYRLKTGKNSRSLPFMIAANPTNYGKPCILSTAEAIAASFYIIGFKDIAIDIMSQFKWGPHFLKLNEELLEAYSKARSSLEVVKIQNEFIN